The genomic stretch GCTGGGAGCGCCCCTTTCAGTATCGGATAGAGATAAAAAATTCTGGGAGGTAGATAGAGATGAAAGGTTTTAAGACTCTGGCTTTAGCTGCTCTCTTTGTCCTGGTTCTTTCTTCTATGGCTTTTGCCGCCGAAGGCGCTGAGAAGATGTGGACTGGCTTTGGTTTCTTTGCCGCCATCTGCCTGGGCGCTGGCCTGGGTGTCGGGCTGGCTGGTTGTGGCTGCGGTGTGGGCATGGGTCATGGTATCCGTGGCGCCACGGAGGGTATTGCCCGCAATCCGGAGGTCGGCGGTAAGATCACCGTAACCATGATCCTTGGTCTGGCTCTCATCGAGTCGCTGACCATTTATGCTCTGGTTGTGGCCCTTATCCTCCTCTACGCCAACCCTGTTCTGCCGAAGTTCCTGAGCACCCTGGGACTTGGCTAAAGAAGATTAGCCCGTCTAAAATAAAGAGCTGCAGGGCTGAGAAAGTTCTGCAGCTCTTTTTATTTATATGACTCCAAGACGTCTACATATCTCCAAAATAGCCCTCTATCGTCTCTGCCTCTATGTTCGGGAGCTCCGGCGACTGCAAGGAGAGCGAAAAAGGCTTGTTTCCTCAGAGGAATTGGCCAAAGCCTGCGGGGTCTCACCGGCTCAGATTCGAAAAGATCTGGCCTACTTTGGCCATTTCGGAATCAAAGGTTTGGGTTATCAGGTTGAGGATCTTCTGGTGGCCCTGGAAAGGATCCTCCGACTGAATAAGGAAAGGCGGGTGGTTTTGGCCGGAGTCGGGAAGCTGGGAACAGCCCTCTTGCGTTTCTGGGGAGCTAACCACAGCCACTACCGTTTTGTGGCCGCCTTTGATGTTCGGCCAGACAGAATCGGCCGGATGATAAATCGGGTGATGATCTACCCCTTAGAGCAGATGGATTATGTTGTCGATCAACACCAGGCCGAAATGGCCATCATTACCACCCCTCCAGAGGTGGCTCAGCAGGTAGCCGAAGACCTTGTCCGGGCGGGGATCAGAGCTATTCTCAACTTTGCTCCGGTCACCCTTCACCTTCCGGCAAAAATCCAGGTGGAAAACGTAGATCTGACCCTCTTTCTAGATATGCTGGCCACTCAAATAGAAGAGGACTGAACCTTAAGCAGCTTACCCCCCTGTTCACCTGCTCCGGGGCCAAGCTCTATAATATAGTGGGCCTGATCAATGAGGAATTGATCATGCTCAGCTAAAACGAGGGTGGTTCCGGCCTCCAGGAGTTCGCCAAAGACTTTAAGGAGTGGAATCAGGTCCTGGGGATGGAGACCTGCACTAGGTTCATCCAGAAGGAGGACCTGTTCTGGCTTGGCTTCTTTTAGATAACGGGCCAGCTTAAGGCGCTGCCTTTCTCCTCCAGAGAGGGTGTTAAGCGGCTGCCCGAGCCTTAGGTAACCAAGACCAACTCTCTCCAACAGACGGACCTTTTCGCAGATAGCTGGCACCCGGGCAAAGAAGGAGACGGCCTGAGTGGCCGAAAGATCCAGGACCTCAGCGATAGAGAGCCCCCGATAACGAACCTCAAGGATTTCCCCACTAAAACGCCGTCCTTGGCAGACACTGCAAACTAAACGCACCGGAGGCATAAAGGCCAAAGCCACCTCCTGATAGCCCAACCCTTTACAGGCCTCACAACGCCCACCTTTAACCGAAAGACTGAAATGCCCCGGCCGGTAGCCCCTCATCCTGGCCTCCGGCAGATGAGCAAAAAGACGTCGAATCTCATCAAAGGCCCCGATATAGGTCACCGGCAAAGAACTGCGGGAGACATCCTTAAGGGCTTGATCAACCAGAATTCCCTTAAGGCCTGGTGGGCCCAGATAGTTTCCGGTCTTAAGGGATTCAGCAATGGCCTCAAGAAGGGCCGTCTTCCCGGCCCCTGATGGTCCCACCACCGCCGTCAGGGCTCCCATAGGAAGTTCTACAGAAAGCCTCTTGAGATTGCGATGGATGACTCCCGAAAAAGAGAGGCTTTGTTTGGAGGCCGACCTGGGAAGTGGTGGCAAGAGAAGACCGTCCCGAAGGATTTTACCCGTAGGGGAGCCGGGGTGATCCTTAAGGCCCTGAGGGGGGCCACTGTATAAAAGCTCTCCTCCCTGATCTCCGGCCCCGGGGCCCAGCTCGATAACCCAGTCTGCAGCCTCTATGAAAGATGGCTCATGCTCCACCACTACTATGGTGTTTCCTGAGGCCTTAAGACTTTTGATAAGCTCGAGGAGAGTCGCCTGCTCTTTGGACGAAAGGCCTACGGTGGGTTCATCCAGAATAAAAAGAGCTCCCGCCAGCTGTTCCCCCAGGGCTGAGGCCAGCTTAAGGCGTCCAAGCTCACCCCGAGAGAGCTGGTCAAGGGGTCTCAGGAGAGAGAGATAGCCCAGGCCTACAGCAACAAAAGGGGCCAGCCGTCTGTCCAGGACCTGGATCAACCGCCTGGTGACCTCTCGGCGCACTTCCCCTTTTATTTCTGGAAGGGTCTTGGAGAGAGATTCAACCAAAGTTGAAAGGGGGAGGCTGGTCCATTGAATGATATTTTTGGATCCCAGATAGACTGAAAGGGCCGCTGGTGAAAGACGTCTTCCCTGACAAAGAGGGCAGACATCCTGGCCCTCCAGCCCCAAACCCTTACATCTGGGGCAGGCCCCGTAGGCTTGGTTAAAGGAGAAAAGGGCCGGAAGCACCTCTGGAAAGGGGCTCAGACAGCGGGGACAGGTCCAACGACTGCTCAGATATAAAGGCCGCTTATTCAGAGGCAAAATTTCTACAAATCCTTGTGAAATTTCTAGGGACAGACGCAAAGATTCTGCCAGTCTGGTCTTTACTCCCTCCTTGATGACCAGGCGATCAATGATCACCCGGAACTCCCGGGTCTTAAGATCAGAGGGAAGCTCTTCAGAGAGATCATAAAGCTCCTCCCCCACCCGAATCCGCGGATAACCTTCCCTCAAAAGCCCTCGGGCCAAAGTCTTCAGATCTCCCTGCACCTTTAGGGGGGCCAGAATCTCTAGCTTCGTCCCCGAAGGCAACCGCAGAACCTCGGCCACCATTTCGTCGATAGTCATTCGGAGAAGGTCCTGACCACAGGTAAGACAGCGGGCGGTTCCCGCCCAGACAAAAATATGTCGCAAGAGATCATAGAGTCCGCTAATTGTTCCTACGGTGGAGCGCCGCCCCCCGGAGGGGACTCCCTGGGTCACAACCACCGGGGCCGGAATTCCCTCTGCAGACTCCATATCCGGAGGCTCAAGTTCTCGGAATTCCGCCTCCCGAGAAAGGCCGAGGGCCTCAAGGTAGCGCCGTCTTCCTTCGGCATAGAGAACATCCACGGCCAGGGAAGACTTCCCGCTGCCAGAAGGGCCACAGATAACCACCACGGCCTCCCGGGGGATTTCCAGGTCAAAGCCCTTGAGATTGTGCTGTCTAACCTTGAAAAGACGTATCTTGGCCATAAACATCACGGCCCCGGTTCCTGGCGGCTATTGCCGCCAGCTTTATGGCCGCCAGAAGGCTTGATTCATCTGCCTGACCGGAGCCAGCCAGGTCATAGGCCGTACCGTGGTCCACGGAGGTACGAATAAGGGGCAGTCCGATGGTTATGTTTACCCCGTCACGAAAATGGAGGAGTTTGAAGGGAATGAGCCCCTGATCGTGATACATGGCCACCACCAGATCAAACTCTCCCTGGGCTGCCCGGTAAAAGAGGCTATCGGCCGGATAAGGGCCCGAGGCCTCAATCCCTTTGGCCCGGGCCAGCTCAATAGCCGGCTGGATAATACGCTTCTCTTCATCGCCAAAAAGCCCCTCTTCTCCGGCATGGGGATTAAGGGCGGCCACGGCCAAGCGGGGATGATCTATAGCGAAATCCCTCCTAAGGGCTTCATAAGCCAGACAAATAGTCTCCCCCAAGCCCTCCAGAGACAAGGTCTGAGGCACCTGAGAGAGGGCCAGATGAATGGTAGCCAGAACCACCCGGAGGCGCTCGCCGGCCATCATCATAGCGAAACGGGTGCAACCTGTCAGGCGGGCCAGGATCTCTGTATGCCCCGGCTCCTTAACTCCGGCCAAGCTGAGGGCCCATTTGCTGATAGGAGCGGTAACCATGGCCTCGGCCTCTCCCTGAAGACAGGCTCTAGCCGCCCAGGTGACGTAAAGATAACTGGCCTGTCCGGTTGCGGCCGAGGGACGACCCGGACGAACTCCCTTTAGATTGGTCAGAGAATGAATGGGTACCGAAGGCCAGGGAAGACCAAGCCTCTTGGCCGTCTCTTTAAGCAGGAGTTCATCGCCTACCACTTCTGGACGACACCAGTCGTAGACCTCCGGATGCCCCAGGGCCTTGAGGACGATCTCCGGACCAATACCGGCCGGACACCCCATAGTAATGAGAATCTTCGGCCTAGCGGCGGGCATAAGCCTCCCAAAGGAGAATCTCTCCTGAATGAAGGCGGCGTAGTTTCCCTAAAGGCTCCTTAAAAACCAAAAACCCCTCCTCGTCCGGCCCCAGGGCCACTCCCTTATGACGCCGCCCCCCGGAGACCAAGATTACCCGAGCGCCATAAGTTATATCCCGCTGGCGCCACTCGGTAAGGATCTCGGACCATCTTTCATGAGGAAGGCCCTCATAAAGGGGCTCTAGGGCCTCCAGGATATGGCGTAGGAGCCGGGCCCGAGAGGGCTTAAGGCCGGTAGCCTCCAGAATGGAAGTGGCCTTTTTACGAATCTCTTCTGGAAGCTCCTGACGGCGGTGGGAGACATTGATCCCGATGCCGATCACCGCTCCCCCGGCTCCAGCCTCCACCAGGATACCCACCAGTTTACGCCCCTGAAGGAGAATATCGTTGGGCCACTTGAGGTGAACGGGAACACCCACCAGGGACTCAAGGGCCCGGGCCACTCCTAAAGCGGTAGCCAGACCATAACGGGGCAGGTCCTCCTCGGGGATGTCCTTCAGAAGAAAGGAGAAATAGAGCCCCCGATGGGGGGGAGAAAACCAGGATCGTCCCAGGCGGCCTCGACCGGAGGATTGACGATCAGCCCAAACCACCGTTCCCGAAAGTTCCCCATAACGGAGAAGACGATGGGCAATGTCTTGGGTAGAGGGTAACTCTTTAAAAAAGAGTATCCTTTTGCCCAACCACCTGGTCCGTAGTTTGCCAACCAAAGATATCTCGGTCAGACGGGACATGATCGGGCATCAAGAAGGCCTCTCCAGGACAACCTCATCCTGGCCGTCTATCTCTCGAAGCCGGACATTGACATGTTCATCGGGTAGGGTGGTTACTGTCAGGCCAACGTAATCTGGTTGAATGGGCAACTCTCGATGCCCCCTATCCACCAGGACAGCCAGTTCAATTCGGCGAGGGCGGCCAAAGTCGGTAAGGGCATCCAGGGCTGCCCGGACTGTCCGACCGGTAAAGATGACATCATCTACCAGAATGACGGTTTTATTATCCACCGGAAAGGGGATTTTAGTCTCTCGAACCACTGGTTGCTGAACAGCCAGACTCCAATCGTCGCGATAAAGGGTGATATCTAAGATGCCCAGGGGAACCTGTCGCCCCTCGATCTCCTGGATCTTCTCCTGAAGCCTGGAGGCCAAAGGAACCCCTCCGGTACGGATGCCAATGAGTACCAAATCTTGACAACCTTTGTTGCGCTCAATGATCTGATGGGCCATCCGGGACAGAGCCCGGGACATTTCCTTCTCGGTCATTAAAAGGCTTGTGGGCATCAGGCTCTCAGAGGATCTTCCTTGAAGTTTTGTAGAATGAAACTCTATAATAGTCCCGCTTTTGCTGTCAAGAAAGCATAAAGTGGGCTTGAAGCCACCAGAAACTCATGGAAGGATCTGCTATCACTTGCCCGTCAGAGACGGAGCTCCCAAAGGGCGAAAAATCCCTTTAAGAAGGAGGTCGTCGTGCTTGATCTGCGCTTTATCCGAGAAAATTCGGATCTGGTTAAGAACCGATTAGCTCTGCGAGGAGGAGAGTACCCCATTGATCGAATTCTGGAACTCGATCGTCGACGGAGAGAGATCCTGAAGGAGCTGGAGGCCCTAAGGGCCAAGAGAAACGAGCTCTCTCAGGCTGTAGGTCAAGCCAAAAGACAGGGCCGGGAGGCTCCAGAGTTGGTGGCCCAGGTAAAGGAGATGGCCGGCCGGATGAAGACCTTAGAGGAGGAACTCGCCAGGGTAGAGAAAGAGCTTCGAGACCGTCTTCTCTCCATTCCCAATCTGCCTCATGATTCTGTGCCCCCAGGAAACGACGAAGAAGACAACCAGGTAGTCAAGCGTTGGGGAGATATTCAGCCTCCAGACTTTCAACCCAAACCCCATTGGGAGATCGGCGAGGCTTTAGGAATTCTTGACTTTGAGCGGGCGGCCAAGATCACCGGCTCCCGATTTGTGGTCTACAGGGGTGCTGGAGCCCGGCTGGAAAGGGCCCTAATCAACTTCATGCTCGATCTCCACATCACCCGTCACGGTTATCGAGAGGTTCTACCACCTTTTATTGTCAACGCTGACTCCATGCGGGGTACCGGACAACTTCCCAAATTTGCAGAGGACTTATTCAAACTGGAGGGTTGGGACTACTATTTAGTGCCCACCGCCGAGGTCCCGGTAACAAACCTTCACCGGGATGAAATTCTTCCCGAAGAGGCTCTACCTCTTTATTATACCGCTTACACTCCGTGTTTCCGGGCCGAGGCCGGATCTCATGGACGAGACGTTCGAGGAATTGTTCGTCAGCATCAATTCAATAAGGTGGAATTGGTAAAGTTCGCCCACCCAGACCATTCCTACGAGGAACTGGAATCCCTCCTCCTTGACGCCGAAGAAGTTCTTCAGCTCTTGGGGCTGCCTTACCGGGTGGTGATCCTTTGTACCGGCGATCTGGGTTTTGCCGCCAGTAAGACCTATGACATCGAAGTTTGGCTCCCCGGCCAGAATCGTTTCTGCGAGATCTCCTCCTGTAGCAACTTCGAGGACTTTCAGGCCCGGCGGGCCAATATTCGCTTTCGGCCTTCAAACAAGAAGAGTAAACCCCAATATGTTCACACCCTAAATGGCTCCGGGCTGGCGGTAGGCCGAACCGTAGTGGCTATTTTAGAAAATTATCAACAGGCCGATGGCAGTGTCATTGTCCCAGAGGCCTTAAGGCCTTATATGGGCGGCCTTGACCGACTCTTACCCGAAGAGGGTTTAAAATAAGAGGAAGTAACTTTTTAGAAGGTGGCCCGCCGGCCGATAAGTTTCTATAAGGACTAAGGAGGGGCCATGAGGCGTATTCTGGTCACCAAAGGTAAAATCGCCGTAAGTAAAGAAAAGGAAGACATCTTGGTGGCTCCTTCAATCGGGGCCGGAGTGGCCGTGGCCGTCTATGATGTTCAGGCAAAGGTTGGGGGGCTTCTTCACGCCCTTGCTCCTACCGCCTCACTGGCTCCAGGGCCGGAAGGGCTTTTTATAGATACGGGCCTCAAAAAACTTTTCTCTCTCCTTAAAGAAGCCGGCTCAAGCCTAAAGGAGCTGCGAATAGTTCTGGCTGGAGCCGGACGCTTCTTCTCCGCCCCCAAGGCCCTAGATTTAGGAGCCATAAACGCCCAGGCCGTAACCACAGCCCTTAAAAAGGCCGGATTTTCTCCTATTGATTCCCACCTTGGCCGCCACCTTAATTCCGAACTTCGCCTTAAGATAGACCAGGGGGAAACGGTCATTGTCTTTAAGGGTGAGGGAGAAATAAGGGTATGATCCTTGAATTTATCTACGAGAAGCTGGATGTTGTCCCCGTTTTCCCCAAAATAGCTCATCGAGTACTCCAGATGCTGGATGATCCCAAGACAACCATTCCCGAGTTGGCCAGGGTTATCCGCTACGATCCAGCCATTACCGCTAATTTCCTCAAGTATTGCAACTCAGCCTATTTCGGGCCTGCCCAGAAGGTCACCTCTTTAGAGGTGGCCCTTTCTCTCCTGGGGCAGGAAGAGATCCGTAAAATCATCATGCTCTCCTGCAGCGCCCCCTATCTTAATCAGGCCCTAGAAGGCTACGATCTTTCTCCAGAGGAGCTGTGGGATCATTCCATGGGGGCGGCAGTAGCCAGCCAGATTCTGGCCGAGGCAGTGGGGTTCAGCGATCGAGCCACCCTTTTTACCGCCGCACTCCTTCACGATATCGGCGAGATTGTTCTTAATCTGTTTGTCCATGATTTCCGAGAAGAGCTTATCCAGATGAGCCAGGAGGGGCTGTCCTTCACCGAGGCTGAGTGGCAGGTCTTAGGTGGGGATCACGCCATCATTGGCTCCGAGCTTTTGCGGCGCTGGGAGTTCCCCGAAGAAATCGTCCGGGCTATCCGCGAACATCATGATCCAGACCTCTTCATCCAATCAGATTTGTCGGCTTTGGTGGCCCTCTCAGATATCTTTCTTCGAGAGCTGGGGATCGGGATTGGGGCCGACGGCTTCCGTTATCATCTTGATGACCGTTTGGTGAAAAAATTTGACCTCAGCCCCCAGAAAGTTCTGCAGCTGATAATCAAAGTTTGGCAGGAATTTCAAAAGATAAAAGAGAGTATAGCCATCTAAAGTTGGGCCATAAGGGCCTTTATCTTCTGAGGGTCTTTCCTGCCAGGAGAAATCTCCACCCCGGAGCTAACATCAAGACCATAAGGGTCCACGGTTTCTATGGCCCGGCGGACGTTATTCGGACCAAGCCCTCCGGCTAAAATTAACGGAAGCCCAAAGGGCTTGGCCGATAAGGCCAGATGCCAGTCAAAACACTCCCCAGTGCCGCCAGGGATACCCGGGCGATAGGTATCCAGAAGAATGGCCCGAACTACCTGACGATAGGCCTCAATCTGAGGCAGATCCTCGGGCCCCTTAAGGCGAAAGGCCTTGATAACCCTGGGGAAAAGGGCTTTACAGGTTTCAGGTGGCTCCTGACCGTGGAGCTGAACCAGATCAAGACCCACGGCGTCCAGGATCTCCTTTATGTGACCCGGAGATTCATCTACAAAAACTCCCACTGTAGTCACAAAAGGCGGAAGACTGGAGACGATCTCTCGGGCCCGATCAGGACTTATGTATCGGGGGCTACGAGGGAAAAAGACAAAACCTAAGGCATGAACGCCGGCCTCTACCGCTGCCAGAGCATCGGTTAAGTGTGTAATGCCACAGATCTTTACCCTTACCAAGACATCCTCCTTTAATCTCTGGCCTTATCCACCGACCAGTAGGCTAAAGCCAGGCTGGCTAGGCAGAGGGCCGTCAGGATGTAGTAACTTTCCAAAAGAGGGGCTCCTCCTAAGGCCACCTGGCGAATGGCCGCTGAGGCATGGGTAAGCGGCAAAAGTTTGAGAAAAAACTGGACGACATGAGGCATGTTCTCCACCGGAAAGAAAGTTCCTCCGAGAAAGGCCATGGGGGTGATGATAAAGTTGGTCACCAAGGCCTGATCGGCATGGCTCTTGATCAGCATGGCCGAGGCCACTCCCAAGGCAGCAAAGATGGTTGAGTTGAGGACCACTGCCAACCAAAAAAAGACTCCCAAGGAAAGACCAACTCCCGCCGGTACAGCAATAAGAAGAATAATGGCCACAGACATCAGGGATCGGGTCACACCGGTGGCCACCTCTCCTAAAACGTAGGCCAGAGGGCCAATGGGAGCCGCCTGGAACTCCTCAAAGACCTTGAGATAAAAACGGGCCACGTTTATCTCCACATTGATACCAAACCCCTGCACCATAGAACTCATGGCCACCAGGCCGGGAATAAGAAACTCCAGATAGGGCCGTTCACCCACCTGGACATCTCGTCCAATGCCTAGACCAAAGGCGATAAGATAAAGGGTCGGCGAGATGGCGAAAGAGAGCAAAAGACGCCAGAGACGATGTTTGATGATTAAAAGCTCTCGCAGATAAACAGCCACCCAGCCCCTCACGCCGCCTTCCTCCCGGTAAGGCTGACAAAGGCATCCTCCAGGTTGACCCGTCGGATAGTGACTGCATAACCCTGCCCCGAAAGGACAAGGGCCTCTTTTTGAGCGGCATCTTGATCTTGAAAATAGCGGGTGTGAAGGCCTCGCTCATCGGTAAAGTCCACGGCAAACTGGCCCAGACGGGCCATGAGATTGGCCGGGGTATCGCAGACGATTATCTTACCCAAATCAATAAAGGCTACCCTGTCAGCCAAAAACTCCGCCTCTTCAATGTAGTGAGTGGTCAGGAGAATGGTTGTTCCCTGACGCTGAATGCGTTTAATAAGAGACCAGAGCCGACGCCTGATGTGAGGATCAAGCCCTACCGTGGGCTCATCCAGAAAGAGGACCTGCGGACGATGAAGTAGGGCCCGAGCAATTAAAAGACGTCGTCTCATCCCCCCGGAGAGGGTCTTTACCTTGCTACGGGCCCGGGGCCAGAGCTCAATATAGTCTAGGACTTCCCGGGTGCGCTTCTTAATCTCTGGCAGCTTCAGCTGGTAAAGAAGACCGTGGATGAAAAGATTTTCCGCTACGGTGAGCTCCAAATCAAGATTGGTAGCCTGGGGCACCAGGCCAATGAGACGCTTGAGTTTTAGGGATTGTTCAAAGACCGAAACCCCTTCAATAAAGGCCTGACCCGAGGTGGCCCTGGTCAGGCCGGTAAGGATACGAATAGTGGTGGTCTTGCCAGCCCCGTTGGGCCCCAAAAGGGCAAAGAGCTCCCCGGACTCTACCCTAAAGCTTACGCCTCTTAAGGCCTTTATTCGACCATAGTCCTTACGCAGATCCTCGACTACTATGGCCGCCGAAGACTTATCAGACAAATTACACCCCCCAGCGCTTCAGCTTCTCTCGCAGGGTCTTACGATCGATCTTAAGAAGTTGGGCGGCCACAGTTTTGTTACCCTGACAACGCTTTAAGACC from Thermosulfuriphilus ammonigenes encodes the following:
- the atpE gene encoding ATP synthase F0 subunit C; the encoded protein is MKGFKTLALAALFVLVLSSMAFAAEGAEKMWTGFGFFAAICLGAGLGVGLAGCGCGVGMGHGIRGATEGIARNPEVGGKITVTMILGLALIESLTIYALVVALILLYANPVLPKFLSTLGLG
- a CDS encoding redox-sensing transcriptional repressor Rex, with translation MTPRRLHISKIALYRLCLYVRELRRLQGERKRLVSSEELAKACGVSPAQIRKDLAYFGHFGIKGLGYQVEDLLVALERILRLNKERRVVLAGVGKLGTALLRFWGANHSHYRFVAAFDVRPDRIGRMINRVMIYPLEQMDYVVDQHQAEMAIITTPPEVAQQVAEDLVRAGIRAILNFAPVTLHLPAKIQVENVDLTLFLDMLATQIEED
- a CDS encoding ATP-binding cassette domain-containing protein; amino-acid sequence: MAKIRLFKVRQHNLKGFDLEIPREAVVVICGPSGSGKSSLAVDVLYAEGRRRYLEALGLSREAEFRELEPPDMESAEGIPAPVVVTQGVPSGGRRSTVGTISGLYDLLRHIFVWAGTARCLTCGQDLLRMTIDEMVAEVLRLPSGTKLEILAPLKVQGDLKTLARGLLREGYPRIRVGEELYDLSEELPSDLKTREFRVIIDRLVIKEGVKTRLAESLRLSLEISQGFVEILPLNKRPLYLSSRWTCPRCLSPFPEVLPALFSFNQAYGACPRCKGLGLEGQDVCPLCQGRRLSPAALSVYLGSKNIIQWTSLPLSTLVESLSKTLPEIKGEVRREVTRRLIQVLDRRLAPFVAVGLGYLSLLRPLDQLSRGELGRLKLASALGEQLAGALFILDEPTVGLSSKEQATLLELIKSLKASGNTIVVVEHEPSFIEAADWVIELGPGAGDQGGELLYSGPPQGLKDHPGSPTGKILRDGLLLPPLPRSASKQSLSFSGVIHRNLKRLSVELPMGALTAVVGPSGAGKTALLEAIAESLKTGNYLGPPGLKGILVDQALKDVSRSSLPVTYIGAFDEIRRLFAHLPEARMRGYRPGHFSLSVKGGRCEACKGLGYQEVALAFMPPVRLVCSVCQGRRFSGEILEVRYRGLSIAEVLDLSATQAVSFFARVPAICEKVRLLERVGLGYLRLGQPLNTLSGGERQRLKLARYLKEAKPEQVLLLDEPSAGLHPQDLIPLLKVFGELLEAGTTLVLAEHDQFLIDQAHYIIELGPGAGEQGGKLLKVQSSSI
- the pdxA gene encoding 4-hydroxythreonine-4-phosphate dehydrogenase PdxA, yielding MPAARPKILITMGCPAGIGPEIVLKALGHPEVYDWCRPEVVGDELLLKETAKRLGLPWPSVPIHSLTNLKGVRPGRPSAATGQASYLYVTWAARACLQGEAEAMVTAPISKWALSLAGVKEPGHTEILARLTGCTRFAMMMAGERLRVVLATIHLALSQVPQTLSLEGLGETICLAYEALRRDFAIDHPRLAVAALNPHAGEEGLFGDEEKRIIQPAIELARAKGIEASGPYPADSLFYRAAQGEFDLVVAMYHDQGLIPFKLLHFRDGVNITIGLPLIRTSVDHGTAYDLAGSGQADESSLLAAIKLAAIAARNRGRDVYGQDTSFQG
- a CDS encoding biotin--[acetyl-CoA-carboxylase] ligase, which translates into the protein MSRLTEISLVGKLRTRWLGKRILFFKELPSTQDIAHRLLRYGELSGTVVWADRQSSGRGRLGRSWFSPPHRGLYFSFLLKDIPEEDLPRYGLATALGVARALESLVGVPVHLKWPNDILLQGRKLVGILVEAGAGGAVIGIGINVSHRRQELPEEIRKKATSILEATGLKPSRARLLRHILEALEPLYEGLPHERWSEILTEWRQRDITYGARVILVSGGRRHKGVALGPDEEGFLVFKEPLGKLRRLHSGEILLWEAYARR
- the pyrR gene encoding bifunctional pyr operon transcriptional regulator/uracil phosphoribosyltransferase PyrR; the protein is MPTSLLMTEKEMSRALSRMAHQIIERNKGCQDLVLIGIRTGGVPLASRLQEKIQEIEGRQVPLGILDITLYRDDWSLAVQQPVVRETKIPFPVDNKTVILVDDVIFTGRTVRAALDALTDFGRPRRIELAVLVDRGHRELPIQPDYVGLTVTTLPDEHVNVRLREIDGQDEVVLERPS
- the serS gene encoding serine--tRNA ligase, which codes for MLDLRFIRENSDLVKNRLALRGGEYPIDRILELDRRRREILKELEALRAKRNELSQAVGQAKRQGREAPELVAQVKEMAGRMKTLEEELARVEKELRDRLLSIPNLPHDSVPPGNDEEDNQVVKRWGDIQPPDFQPKPHWEIGEALGILDFERAAKITGSRFVVYRGAGARLERALINFMLDLHITRHGYREVLPPFIVNADSMRGTGQLPKFAEDLFKLEGWDYYLVPTAEVPVTNLHRDEILPEEALPLYYTAYTPCFRAEAGSHGRDVRGIVRQHQFNKVELVKFAHPDHSYEELESLLLDAEEVLQLLGLPYRVVILCTGDLGFAASKTYDIEVWLPGQNRFCEISSCSNFEDFQARRANIRFRPSNKKSKPQYVHTLNGSGLAVGRTVVAILENYQQADGSVIVPEALRPYMGGLDRLLPEEGLK
- a CDS encoding chemotaxis protein CheD, whose product is MRRILVTKGKIAVSKEKEDILVAPSIGAGVAVAVYDVQAKVGGLLHALAPTASLAPGPEGLFIDTGLKKLFSLLKEAGSSLKELRIVLAGAGRFFSAPKALDLGAINAQAVTTALKKAGFSPIDSHLGRHLNSELRLKIDQGETVIVFKGEGEIRV
- a CDS encoding HDOD domain-containing protein, which gives rise to MILEFIYEKLDVVPVFPKIAHRVLQMLDDPKTTIPELARVIRYDPAITANFLKYCNSAYFGPAQKVTSLEVALSLLGQEEIRKIIMLSCSAPYLNQALEGYDLSPEELWDHSMGAAVASQILAEAVGFSDRATLFTAALLHDIGEIVLNLFVHDFREELIQMSQEGLSFTEAEWQVLGGDHAIIGSELLRRWEFPEEIVRAIREHHDPDLFIQSDLSALVALSDIFLRELGIGIGADGFRYHLDDRLVKKFDLSPQKVLQLIIKVWQEFQKIKESIAI
- a CDS encoding phosphoribosylanthranilate isomerase, with the protein product MVRVKICGITHLTDALAAVEAGVHALGFVFFPRSPRYISPDRAREIVSSLPPFVTTVGVFVDESPGHIKEILDAVGLDLVQLHGQEPPETCKALFPRVIKAFRLKGPEDLPQIEAYRQVVRAILLDTYRPGIPGGTGECFDWHLALSAKPFGLPLILAGGLGPNNVRRAIETVDPYGLDVSSGVEISPGRKDPQKIKALMAQL
- a CDS encoding ABC transporter permease — its product is MRGWVAVYLRELLIIKHRLWRLLLSFAISPTLYLIAFGLGIGRDVQVGERPYLEFLIPGLVAMSSMVQGFGINVEINVARFYLKVFEEFQAAPIGPLAYVLGEVATGVTRSLMSVAIILLIAVPAGVGLSLGVFFWLAVVLNSTIFAALGVASAMLIKSHADQALVTNFIITPMAFLGGTFFPVENMPHVVQFFLKLLPLTHASAAIRQVALGGAPLLESYYILTALCLASLALAYWSVDKARD
- a CDS encoding ABC transporter ATP-binding protein — its product is MSDKSSAAIVVEDLRKDYGRIKALRGVSFRVESGELFALLGPNGAGKTTTIRILTGLTRATSGQAFIEGVSVFEQSLKLKRLIGLVPQATNLDLELTVAENLFIHGLLYQLKLPEIKKRTREVLDYIELWPRARSKVKTLSGGMRRRLLIARALLHRPQVLFLDEPTVGLDPHIRRRLWSLIKRIQRQGTTILLTTHYIEEAEFLADRVAFIDLGKIIVCDTPANLMARLGQFAVDFTDERGLHTRYFQDQDAAQKEALVLSGQGYAVTIRRVNLEDAFVSLTGRKAA